The Kribbella sp. NBC_00662 nucleotide sequence ACTCGAGTGCGTTGAACAGCAACGCCGTCCCCGCGCCGCCGTGGCACCAGTTGTAGGTGAACTCGTCGCCGTGCCGCTCGGCCCACGGAATCACCCGCGCGACCCGGAATCCCTTGTCGTCGTTGATCCCGATGCTGACCAGATGCTCGGCGCCGCGCTGTGCCACGTCGATGAGCTCGGGCCGGCCCAGCTCCACGCCCGCCACCGCCAGCGCCGTCGCGATCCCGGCCAGGCCGTGGGTGAAGTTCGGCATCTCGGTTGGCTCGTCGGACCGGAACCGCCGCGACACGAACTGCCAGTTCACCCCGGTCGGCAGCTCTTCTCTCTCGCCCAGCACCACGTCGGCCGCATGCGAAGCAAGCGCAGCGGCGTCTTCGCCACCACGCATCGCCCACAGCCCGCCGAGAAGGACGGCGGCAGCGCCGAGGGTGACATCGTTCGCGAACGCGCCCGGCTCGTACCGCGGTTCGTCGAGGAACTTCTCCGGCCAGCCGTCATCGGTCCCGAGCTCCCGGATTCGTTGCAGGGCGGTGTCCGTACCCGGCTCGTCGAGTGCGGTCAGGACTCCGATCGAGCTGACCAGACCGTCGAAGAACGTGGTCGACCTGTCCTTCGGGATGACGGTGCGGATGCGGTCGGCGATCCCCGTCGCCAGGTCCTGTTCGGCCGTCGTCCACGGCCGGGTCAGTCGGATCTCCGCCAACGTGTAGGCGAGCCCGCCGATGCCGCTGTGCATGCCGTCGATGTACTCGACGGGTTTCTCGCCGCCCCCGGCCTCGGGGATCCACGGCCCGTCGTCGTCCCAGCGGACCTGGTTACGCACCCAGGCCCAGGCCGCCTCGGCCACGTCACCGTAGGTCATGGCTTCGCGTTCCGCATCCGGATGCCGCTCCACTCGAGCGTGCTGGCGATTGCCTCGGCCCAGAAGTCGCGCAGCCGAGGCAGGACGCGCAACTGGATGCCGGCCTCGTCATGGAGTGCGAACAGGTCGCCGACGCGTTCGGCCGGGCCGAGCGGCTTGACCTCGGTCGTGGCGACGACCGCGGCGTCATGCTGGACGAACTCGTCGGCCGGGAGCCGGTACGCGTACAGCTCGACCGAGCGGATCGCGTCCAGCCAGCCGTACTCGACGGCGTGCACGCGGGTGCCGGAGCCGGCGCCGATGATGCGGTCGCGGTCCTCGGGAGTCGTCGCGGGGCCCACCCACGCCATCGCGCGGGGGCACTGCCGCGGGAACCAGTAGTCGGGGGCGCGGTCGTGGCCGACAGCCCAGACGTACGGCGTGACCTTGCCGTTCGTCCTCGCGACGTACGGACGGAAGGTCGTGATCGTCGGATCTTCGGAGAAATGCAGGACTTCGCCGGCAGCCGGGCGCATGCGCCGCAGCTTAGCCCCGGGGCCAGGTCGCTGCTCGGGTTTACTAGCCGGCGGTGTACGGGTTGAGGCCGCAGTGGTTGCGGAGCCACGGGTCCGGGTCGACCGCTTCGCCGCCGTCCGGGTGTACTTCGAAGTGCAGGTGCGGGCCGGTCGTGTTGCCGGTCATCCCGACCGCGCCGACCTGGTCACCGGCGTACACGGTCTCGCCGACCGACACGCTGAACTTCGACATGTGGTTGTACCAGGTGACGGTGCCGTCCTCGTGCCGGACCTGGACCTGACGCCCGTACGGACCGGCCCAGTCGGCGAAGATCACCACGCCCTTCATGACGGCGCCGATCCGGGTGCCGATCGGGGCGGCGAAGTCGAGGCCGGTGTGGTTGTGGGCCCAGCGGCTGCCGCCCTGACCGAAGGTCGCGGTGATGTGGTAGCCGGTCAGCATGATCTGGCAGCGGGTGGCCGACTCGCGGGCGGTCTTCTCGGCCAGCTCGGCCTTCGCCTTCGCGACGGCCAGGGCGCTCGCGCGCTTCGCGGTCAGTGCCTGGGTGGCGGTCAGCTTCGCGGCGCGAGCCTTGGCCAGCTGCGCGGCGGCGGACTGCTTCTTGGTGGTTGCCGTGTCGGCCAGCTGGACCCGGGAGGAGTCACGGGTGGCGAGCTGGCGGGCCTGGATGCGTGCCGTGGTGATGCCGGACAGTTGCTGACCGCTGTCCAGGCTCAGCGCGGCAAGGTTCACCGCGGAGTTCGCCTGGGTCGGTGACGCCAGTGAGCTGTGGCTGAAGCCGACAGCTCCGGCGGCCGCGGCGAGCGCGGCGGTCAGTCCGACGATCTGGCTACTGCTGGGGGTGTTACGCCTGGCGACGCGATGCTTGGCACTGTGACGTCCTGCGCCGGGTTTGCGCGCAGCGTTGCCGGGCGTGACGCGGTCTCCCGCGGCACGGTGCTGGGACACAACGTGGCCTTTCGGTCACAGGGGAGGGGCTTTGGGGCGAGCTAGGGAGGCTCGTCCCATCCCTTGCGGGGGTTTATTCCCGCTAGGGACCTGACGCACGATAACGGATCAGTCACGGGGCCACAAACCCTGTCCCGGCGTTTTCCACGTCTCCTTCACGAAACCTTTGCATGCGCGCCTGCACGTGCATCCGCCGCGAGCGCCCAGAAAGCTTCCCGATCAGGCAGTTTTGGGCTGTTCGTCGAGGTGGGCCAGCATCCCGGTGATCTGATGCACGACCTCGCCGTGGAACGGCAGCGACAGGTGGCCGACCCCGTGTACCCGGACATTGCTCGCCAGCAGGTCGGCGTGCCGGATCCGGGCCCGCCGCTGCGGCACGATCAGCTGGTCGACGTCGCTGTAGAACGCGACGAACCGGGTCCGGCAGTCCGGCGCCGGCTCGGCCAGCTCGGCCATCAGGTCGCTGTCCGGCCGGACCTGTTTCACCAGCGGCCACGGCAGCAGCTTCGCCGCGATCGTGCCCTGGTGCGGCGTACCGAGCGTGACGCAGGTGTGCACCCGTTCGTCCCCGCCGAGCCGCTGGACGTAGTACCGCGCGATCAGTCCGCCCAGGCTGTGCCCGATCACATGGATCTGGTCCGACCCGGACTCCTCGCAGATCGCCTCGATCTCCCGCCCCATCCGCTCAGCGGTACGACGGACGTCGAGCGTCAGCGGCGAGTACGAGAACGTGTGGATGCTACTGAATCCGCGCCGGGTCAGCTGTCGGCGCATCAGCGCGAAGATCGTGTGGTTGTCGATGATCCCGTGCGCCAGCAGGATCGGCGTACCGGCGGCGCGGACGTCGCTGACCAGCAGGCCGCGCTGCGCGGGACCGAGGCCGGCCAGGTTCAACCGGGACGGGAGTGCGCGCTGCGTGCCGCCGACCAGGCCGAGCGGATACATCGCGAGGTGTGTGGTCAGCCAGCCGAGCTCGACGGCCGCGCCCTGCAGCACGCTGGGCGAGAGCGCGGAGCGGGCGCCGTACGCGAGTCCGTCCAGCGCGCCGCGGAGGTCGTCCTGCCAGGAACCCATGGGCGACTCCTCACAAAAACCAGACCCCCCGATTGGTCCGATCCCTTTCCACGGTAACCGGTTCCCGTTCCGCGTGGCGGGGAACACACGCCTCCGTGTCTTATCCGTGAGGTTCTCACCGGTTAGCCTGCGAGCATGCCTGCTACGAGCCCGTTGCGCGTCGTCGTCGCCAAGCCCGGTCTGGACGGTCACGACCGCGGCGCCAAGGTCGTGGCCCGCGCGCTGCGGGACGCCGGCATGGAGGTCATCTACACCGGACTGCACCAGACCCCGGAGCAGATCGTCGAGACGGCGATCGCCGAGGACGCCGACGCGATCGGCCTGTCGGTGCTCTCCGGAGCGCACATGACGCTGTTCAAGCGGGTCCGTGAGCTGCTGGCCGAGCGGGACGCCGAGGACATCGTGGTGTTCGGCGGCGGGATCATCCCGGACGCCGACCTGCAGCCGCTGGCCGAGCTGGGCGTACACAAGATCTTCACCCCGGGCGCGACCACCACCGAGATCGTCGAGTGGGTCCGCGGCAACGTCGGCGACGCGTCGGCCTCACCGGCCTGAAAAGGCCGCCGTACCGCTACCGGAGTCCCGGATCCGCTCCGGAGCGTGATGGCGACTGCCCGGAGTCGTTCTGAACAGTCCTGCCCGGTTCAGTCAGGTTACTAATCGGTAATACCGAATCGTTAGGAAATGCCCGGTTGTGCGGGCTTCCCAAACGCGGTCGCATACAGCCATGCGGCTGTCCGTTTCAGAGACCGTCGAGCCGGGTTGTGTGTGGCACAGAGCACACCGGCCCACTCTCGGTTACTGTCCGGACAGGGCGGATCGCAGTGCGGTGGGGGACTGTGAACCCCGCTGACGCAGACCCAAAGCGACGTCCCATCGGGAGAGGGCAGGTAAACGATGAGGTTTGAACGATCACACACACGCAAGGCGGCGTTCCTTGCCGTCGCAAGCAGCCTGGCGCTGCTCGCAACGGCGTGTGGCGGTGACGACGGAAGCAGTGGCAGCGGGGGCAGTTCGTCGGCCAACGCGCTCGAGGGCCGAGGACCGATCACCCTTGCCAGCGGCAAGGACACGTCCGGAAACCTGCAGAACCAGCTCAACGCCTGGAACGCGGCTCACCCGACCGAGAAGGTGGAGCTCAAGGAGCTTCCCGACGACGCGGACGCGCAGCGGCAGCAGATGGTCCAGAACGCACAGAACCAGTCCGACGCGTACAGCGTGCTGGTGATGGACGTGGTCTGGACGTCCGAGTTCGCCGCCAACCAGTGGATCACCCAGATCCCCGAGGACAAGGTGCCCGACCTGGGCAAGCTGGTCCCGGCGACGGTGGAGACCGCGAAGTACCGCGACAAGCTGTACGGCGTGCCGATCACCTCCGACGGTGGTCTGCTCTACTACCGCAAGGACCTGCTGACGGCGGCCGGTATCACCGACCCGCCGAAGACCTGGGACGAGCTGCTGGCCGACTGCCAGAAGGTCGCCGCGACCCCGGGCGGCAAGGGCATGAACTGCTACGCGGGCCAGTTCGAGAAGTACGAGGGCCTGACGGTCAACTTCTCCGAGGCGATCAACTCCGCGGGCGGCTCGATCGTCGACAAGGACGGCAAGCCGGACGTCGACACCCCGGAGGCACTGGCCGGCGCGCAGGAGCTGCAGAACGGCTTCAAGACCGGCGCGATCCCGAAGGCCGCGATCACCTACAAGGAAGAGGAGAGCCGGCGCGCGTTCCAGGACGGCAAGCTGCTGTTCCTGCGCAACTGGCCCTACGTCTACTCGCTGGCGAACAAGACCGACGGTTCGTCGAAGGTCGCCGGCAAGTTCGCGGTCGCGCCGTTGCCGGGCAAGTCCGGCCCGGGCGTCTCGTCGCTGGGTGGTCACGACTACGCGATCAGCTCGTTCGCCAAGAACAAGGCGACCGCGGTCGACTTCATCAACTTCATGGCCAGTGAGGCGCAGCAGAAGGACAACCTCACCAAGACGTCGCTGGCGCCGACCTGGGCCTCGCTGTACGACGACCCGGCGCTGGCCAAGCAGTTCCCGTACCTCCCCCAGCTGAAGGCCTCGATCGCGTCCGCGCAGCCGCGGCCGCGCGTGGTCAAGTACGGCGACGTGACGGCAGCGATCCAGCAGACGGCGTACGACATCTTGAGTAAGCCGGCGACGGATCCCAAGACGGCCCTGGCCGATCTGCAGACCAAGCTGCAATCGCTCATCACGCAATGACCGATGTGCCGGGGCCGGTGCGCGGTGAGACAGTGACCGCGTACCGGCCCCGGCCAGTCCCTGCCCGGGTTCGCCCGGGAAGCAAAAGGAGGCGCAGGTGACTGCAACCGCGCCGGTCGCAGAACGGCCGGCCAAGGAACCGAAGCAACCGAAGCGACCGCAACGGTTCAACGAGGGCACCGGCCGGCTCGCCGCGCTGCTGCTCTCCCCGACGCTGCTCGTGCTCGGGCTCGTCGTACTGTTCCCGATCATCTCGGCATTGCGTGAGTCGTTGTTCACGAGTGGCACGAAGCTCGACGAGAACGGCTTCATCGTCAAGGGTTCGACGTTCGTCGGGCTCGACAACTACCTGGACATCTTCAAGGGCGACACCGGCGACCGGTTCTGGAACGCGTTCTACAACACGACGTTCTTCACCGTGGTCTGTGTCGTGCTGGAGACCGTGCTCGGCGTCGCGATGGCGCTGATCATGCACAAGGCTTTCAAGGGCCGCGGCATCGTGCGGGCCAGCATCCTGGTCCCGTGGGCGATCCCGACCGTCGTGTCGGCGCTGCTGTGGAAGTGGATCTTCCAGGCCGACGGCATCGCCAACCAACTGATCGGCACCCAGGTGCTGTGGTCCACCGAGGGCTGGCAGTCCAAGATGTCGGTGATCATCGCCGACACCTGGAAGACGGCACCGTTCATCGGCCTGCTGGTCCTCGCAGGTCTGCAGACCATCCCGGCCGAGGTGTACGAGGCGGCCAAGGTCGACGGCGCGAGTGTCTGGAAGACGTTCACCCGAATCACGCTGCCACTGGTGAAGCCGGCACTGCTGGTGGCAGTGCTGTTCCGGATCCTCGACACGCTGCGGATCTTCGACCTGCCGTTCGTGCTGGTCGGCCCGCACAAGGACTCGGTCGAGACCTTGTCGATGCTCGCGTACGACGAAGCGTTCAATACCAGATATGGGCCGGCGGCCGCCTATGCGACGGTGCTGTTCATCTACGTCGCCGTGGTCGCCTATGCCTTCGTGAAGATCCTCGGAGCTGACGTGATCGGTGAAGCCCGGGCCCGCAAGCCCGGTGGCGGTGGCGGCGGCAAGCGCTGGCGCAAGAAGAACGCGGCGAAGGGCTCGACCGACACCTCGGTCGGCGCTGTCGCCGTGGGCGGAGGTGGAAGGTAATGGCTGCCGTAGCTCCCCAGCCGGCCGAGGCCGGCCCGCTGCGCCGGTGGGCGCCGCTCGCCGGTGTCGCGCTGATCGTGATCTACTGCCTGGCGCCGTTCTACTGGATGGTCGTTTCGGCGCTGCGCCGGCCGTCCGACCAGTTCTCCAACGAGATCATCCCGTCGCCGATCTCGATCCAGAACTTCAAGGATGTCTTCGCCGGCTCGAACGGTTTCGGCCGGGGCCTGCTGAACAGCCTGATCGTGGCCGGCACCGTGACGATCCTGACGCTGATCATCGGCATGGTCGCCGCGTACACGCTGGCCAGGCTGGACTTCAAGTTCAAGAACGTCGTACTGGCGATCATCATCACCACGTCGATGTTCCCGGGCATCTCGCTGGTGATCCCGCTGCTGAAGCTGTTCATCGACATCAAGTGGATCAACACCTACCAGGCGATGATCGTGCCCAGCCTGTCGTTCGCACTGCCGCTGGCGGTGTGGAACCTGACCTCGTTCTTCCGGCAGATGCCCCAGGAGCTCGAGCAGGCGGCGATGGTGGACGGGTGTACGCCGGCGCAGGCGTTCCGCAAGGTCATCATCCCGTTGGCCGCGCCCGGTGTGTTCACGACCGCGATCATCACGTTCATCGCGGCCTGGAACGAGTTCCTGATCGCACTGAGCATGACCAACAAGAAGTCGATCCAGACGGCGAACGTGATCATCTCGCAGTTCACCGGTACGACCGGCCGGGACCAACCGTTCGGCAGCCAGATGGCCGCCGGTGTGGTGGTCACGATCCCGCTCGTCATCGCCGTACTGCTGTTCCAGCGCCGTATCGTCGCCGGCCTGACGGCAGGCGGCGTGAAGTGAGCTGGCGGGACCGGCAGGACCGGGATCGCCGCGACCGTGAGGACCGGGACCGGCGGGATCGTGAGGACCGCGACCGCCGCGACCGTGAGGATCGGGACCGGCGGGACCGGGAGGATCGGGACCGCAGGCGGTACAGCTAGCAACGAGAACGGCCGGAGCCTTCGGGCTCCGGCCGTTCTCGTTGGATCAGACTTCGAGCCAGACGGTGGTGTCCACCGGCAGTACCCCGTCTTCCAGTGGCTCGCTGGCGAGCAGCACCTGCTGGTGCGGCGGCAGGGTGACCGGTGAGTCGCTGATGTTCACCACGCAGCGGAAGCCCGGCTCGCGGGTGAACGAGAGCACGCCGGCCGGGGCATCCGCGTCCCAGACCAGGCGGCCTTCACCGAGGGCAGGGTGGTCGCGGCGGATGCGGAGTGCCGCCTTGTAGAGGTTCAGATGGCTGTCGGGCTGGCCGGCCTGCGACTCCGCGGTCAGACCGACCCAGTCGGCGGGCTGCGGGAGCCAGGGCTGGCCGGTGCCAGGGCCGAAGCCGAACGGCGGCTGCGTGCCGGACCACGGGATCGGTACCCGGCAGCCGTCGCGGCCGCGAACGGTGTGGCCGGAACGCTCCCAGGTGGGATCGTCGAGCACGTCTTCCGGCAGGTCCTCCACCTCGGGCAGCCCGAGCTCATCGCCTTGGTAGATGTACGCGCCGCCCGGCAACGCCAGCTCGAGCAGTGCAGCGGCCCGCGCACGTCGCAGTCCGAGCTGCAGATCGGTCGGTACGACGCCCGCGCCCTCCAGCGCATCCCGCTTGTCGCGGCCGTACCGCGTGCGGTGCCGGATGGTGTCGTGGTTGCTCAGCACCCACGTCGCCGGTGCACCGACCGCCCACAGGTTCTCGGTGGTGTGGTCGATGACCTCACGCAGTTCCTTCGCGTCCCACGTGGCGCGCAGCGCGTCGAAGTTGAACGCCGACTGCAGTTCGTCCGGTCGCACGTACTGCGCCAGTCGCTCTGCCGGCGACAGCCATGCCTCCGCCACGAAGACCCGGGCGCCCTGCGGCGTATCGGCGTACTCGTCGGCGATCGCACGCCAGCGCTGGTGGATGGTGTGCACACGGGGCTGGTCGTAGAACGGGTTCCCGACGTACTTCTCCCGCGTCGGCTCACCGTTGTGCAGCGGTACGTCGGGCAGCGTCGCGTCCTTGGCCATCGAATCGGCCACGTCGATCCGGAACCCGTCGACGCCGCGGTCGAACCAGAACCGCAGGATCGCGTCGAACTCCTCGATCACCTTCGGGTTGTCCCAGTTCCAGTCCGGCTGGGAGATGTCGAACAGGTGCAGGTACCACTGCCCGTCGTCGATCTGCTGCCAGGCGCCGCCGCCGAACGCGGCCGGCCAGTTGGTCGGCGGGCCGCCGTCCTTGGAGTCCCGGAACCAGAACAGGTCGCGCTCCGGAGAGCCCTTGCCCGCCGCCAGCGCGGCCTTGAACCACGGGTGCTCCCAGGAGCAGTGGTTCGGCACCAGGTCGATCAGGATCCGCAGGCCCAGCGCGTGCGCCTCGGCGATCAGCGCGTCGGCGTCCGCCAGCGTCCCGAACTCCGGGTTGATGTCGCGGTAGTCGGCCACGTCGTACCCGCCGTCGAGCAGCGGGGACGGGTACCAGGGGCTGATCCAGATCGCATCGACGCCGAGATCGGCGAGGTACGGCAGCCGGGCGCGGATGCCGTTCACGTCGCCGGTCCCGTCGCCGTCGGCGTCGGCGAACGAACGCGGGTACACCTGGTAGACGACGGCGCTACGCCACCAGTCGTCAGCTGGTCTGGTTGCTGGATCACTCATGTGACCTAGCCTGACACGAGAGGCCGGGGAGGTTGTGATGGTCGTCTCAGCCAGGACCCCGGCTGTTGCTCCGGTCACCAGGGTGGCTAGTGTCAGGAGCCCGTACAGGCGAGAGAGGGACCACACTCGTGGATCTGATGGAATTCCAGGCGAAGACGGTCTTCGCCAAGCACGGAGTGCGGACGACCGTGGGTGCGGTCGTCACGACTCCGGAGGAAGCCCGCGCGGCGGCCGAGAAGATCGGCGGCCGGGTGGTCGTGAAGGCCCAGGTCAAGACCGGTGGGCGCGGCAAGGCAGGCGGCGTCAAGCTGGCCTCGAGCCCGGACGAGGCGGAGGAGAAGGCCCGCGAGATCCTCGGTCTGGACATCAAGGGTCACGTCGTCAAGATCCTGAACATCGTCCCGGCCGCGGCGATCGCCGAGGAGTACTACTTCTCGTTCCTGGTCGACCGGGCCAACCGCAACTACCTCTGCATCGCCTCCGCCGCCGGCGGGATGGAGATCGAAGAGGTCGCGCACACCAACCCGGACGCGGTCGCGCAGATCTCGATCGACCCGGCCACCGGCGTCGACGAGGCGAAGGCCCGCGAGATCGCGGAGGCCGCGAAGTACCCGGCCGACGTGATCGACGCCGTCGTACCGGAGATCGTCAAGCTGTACGAGGTGTTCATCGCCGAGGACGCGTCGCTGGTCGAGGTGAACCCGCTGGTCAAGCTCGAGGACGGGAACGTCGAGGCACTCGACGGCAAGGTCACGCTGGACGAGAACGCTGACTTCCGGCACCCGGACCACGCCGAGTTCGAGGACGTCTCGGCGGCCGACCCGCTGGAGGCGGCGGCCAAGGCCAAGGGCCTGAACTACGTGAAGCTGGACGGTTCGGTCGGCATCATCGGCAACGGGGCGGGCCTGGTCATGTCCACGCTCGACGTCGTGGCGTACGCCGGTGCGGAGTTCGGCGGCCAGAAGCCGGCCAACTTCCTCGACATCGGCGGCGGCGCCTCGGCCGAGGTGATGGCGAACGGTCTGGAGATCATCATCTCCGACCCGCAGGTGCAGAGCGTGTTCGTGAACGTCTTCGGCGGCATCACCGCCTGCGACGCGGTTGCCAACGGCATCGTCCAGGCGTTCGAGCTGCTCGCCAGCCGCGGTGAGGCCGTCACCAAGCCGCTGGTCGTCCGGCTGGACGGCAACAACGCCGAGGAGGGCCGCCGGATCCTCGACGAGGCCGGCCTGGCCGGTCTGGAGCGGGTCGACACGATGGACGGCGCCGCCAAGCGCGCCGCCGAGCTGGCTGCGAAGTAAGGGATCGCCGAACAATGTCTATCTTCCTGACCAAGGACAGCAAGGTCATCGTCCAGGGCATGACCGGCTCCGAGGGCACCAAGCACACCACCCGGATGCTTGCCTCGGGCACCAACATCGTCGGCGGCGTGAACCCGCGCAAGGCGGGCCAGAGCCAGGACTTCGACGGCAAGTCGGTCGCGGTGTTCGGCACCGTCGCGGACGCGGTCAAGGAGACCGGCGCGAACGTGTCGGTCATCTTCGTCCCGCCGAAGTTCACCAAGGACGCCGTACTGGAGGCCGTCGAGGCCGAGGTGCCGCTGGTCGTGGTGATCACCGAGGGTGTGCCGGTGCACGACACCGCCGCGTTCTTCGCCGCCGCGCAGGCGTCCGGCAAGACCCGGATCATCGGCCCGAACTGCCCCGGCATCATCACCCCGGGCGAGTCGAATGCCGGCATCATCCCGGCCGACATCGCCGGCCAGGGCCGGATCGGTCTGGTGTCGAAGTCGGGCACGCTGACGTACCAGATGATGTACGAGCTGCGGGACTTCGGGTTCTCGTCGGCGATCGGGATCGGCGGTGACCCGATCATCGGGACCACGCACATCGATGCGCTGAAGGCGTTCCAGGACGACCCGGACACCGACGCGATCGTGATGATCGGTGAGATCGGCGGTGACGCCGAGGAGCGGGCGGCGGCGTTCATCAAGGAGAACGTGACCAAGCCGGTCGTCGGCTACGTGGCCGGGTTCACCGCGCCGGAGGGCAAGACGATGGGCCACGCGGGCGCGATCGTGTCCGGCTCGTCCGGTACGGCGGCCGCGAAGAAGGAGGCCCTCGAGGCCGTCGGCGTGAAGGTCGGCAAGACGCCGACCGAGACCGCCAACCTGATGCGCGAGATCATGCAGGGTCTGAGCAAGTAGTACTTCGGAAGCGGGGCCTGTTCCTCCGGGAGCAGGTCCCGCTTCTATTTGTAGGCGGCCGAGCGGTCGACGGCGCGGGCGACGGTCTCGTTGAACGCCGTGTCGGTGATGTCGAGCTCCTTCAGCACCGGGAACAGCACGTAGACCACCCGGTCCCCGGATCCGGCGACCCCGATCCGGTAGATGTACTTCTTCCCGTCACCGGTGTCGTACGTCGCCTTCCAGCTCTTGCCCTTGATCGTGCTGGTCTGGATGGTGCCGGTCGACTCGACCTGGGCGTTCGAGACGTTCTTCTCGCAGGTGTCGACGTTCTTGCGGATCTGGCTGACGTAGCTCGCCGCCGCGGTCGCGCTGGGGAACTTGGCGACCGTGTCGTCGAGACCGAACTCGGTCGGCACCTTCGCCTCCGGCGTCACGTACGTGACCGTGCCGAACTTCGTCGCCTTGGCCTTCTTGAAGTCGATCTTCTCGCAGCCGCCGCTGCTGTTGCCCTTGGCCGCCGGGGCGCTGACCCACGGCTTGTTGATCTCGTCGATCAGCGGCAGGTCGACCGAGGCCATGAACCCGGGCGCGTCGACGTTCGGCAGCAGGGCCGGCTTCGCGACCGCGGCGCCGGTGCCGCAGCCGCCGGACTGCGCGCAGACCTTCTTCGCCGCGGCGCTGGCCGTGGCCAGGACGGCGTCCGGCTTCGGCGGCGCGGCGGCCAGCGTGTCGTGCTCGACCACGATCGTGGCCTGGCCGGCCAGCGTGACCGCGACGGTCTTGTACTTCGTCTTGGCCGCGGGCACCTGACCGAACACGGCGATCACGCCGCGCTCGCCGACACCGGTGGTCACGTAGCCGGACGACAGCCGGGTCTGCGGAGCGGTGCACTGGCTCAGCCAGTGGACGACCGCGTTGTACGTCTTGAGCGCGGAGGCCTTGTCGTTCGACACCTCGACGTACTGGACGGCGGTGTCCTTGGTCGCGGCGTTCTGGAAGGTGCGGACCCAGGTCCGCAGGCCGGCCGGGTCGGCGAACCGCTGGGCCTGGCAGGCGAACACGGTGTCCGGCGCCGAGTTGCCGTCCGCGGTCTTGCTGACCGCCCAGGTGCCGGTCGCGCCGAGGGGTTTCACGCCGACGGCGTCGAGCAGCGCCTTGTCGTCGGCGAGCACGTTCGAGTCGGTCGGCTTGTCGTCGGACACGCTGCTGCCGGCCTTCGGGTCGGGCGTCTTGTCGCCGCCGAAGGCGTTCAGCGCGGCGACACCGCCGCCGCCGACCAGCACCACGACCGCTACACCGGCGGCGATCGTCTGGTTCCTTTTACGCGCCTTCTGCCGACGCGCCTCCCGGGCAGCGGCGCGACCGCCGCCGCGTGATGCACGGTGGGAACCGGCCAAAGCTCGACCTCCTGACTGATTCCACCCGACAGTACCGGGTAGACCAACGCCGCTCCCACTCCGCTACCACCTGCCGAACAGACCAGAACTGAGCGTGAGCAAGCGGGCTGAAGTCTCCCACATCCGGCGTGTCAGGAC carries:
- a CDS encoding lanthionine synthetase LanC family protein translates to MTYGDVAEAAWAWVRNQVRWDDDGPWIPEAGGGEKPVEYIDGMHSGIGGLAYTLAEIRLTRPWTTAEQDLATGIADRIRTVIPKDRSTTFFDGLVSSIGVLTALDEPGTDTALQRIRELGTDDGWPEKFLDEPRYEPGAFANDVTLGAAAVLLGGLWAMRGGEDAAALASHAADVVLGEREELPTGVNWQFVSRRFRSDEPTEMPNFTHGLAGIATALAVAGVELGRPELIDVAQRGAEHLVSIGINDDKGFRVARVIPWAERHGDEFTYNWCHGGAGTALLFNALEYADVKQVAGETPATWHRRCLDSVRYSGIPERLHPGFWDNDGRCCGTAGVGDAFLDTGDGQDLEFAVLMGDTLLDHAHREGSHAYWRFIEHRNEDPLLPPGVGWMQGAAGIAAYLFRLQRVLGGDQRVVERMDNWWALRR
- a CDS encoding DUF6886 family protein, yielding MRPAAGEVLHFSEDPTITTFRPYVARTNGKVTPYVWAVGHDRAPDYWFPRQCPRAMAWVGPATTPEDRDRIIGAGSGTRVHAVEYGWLDAIRSVELYAYRLPADEFVQHDAAVVATTEVKPLGPAERVGDLFALHDEAGIQLRVLPRLRDFWAEAIASTLEWSGIRMRNAKP
- a CDS encoding M23 family metallopeptidase, coding for MSQHRAAGDRVTPGNAARKPGAGRHSAKHRVARRNTPSSSQIVGLTAALAAAAGAVGFSHSSLASPTQANSAVNLAALSLDSGQQLSGITTARIQARQLATRDSSRVQLADTATTKKQSAAAQLAKARAAKLTATQALTAKRASALAVAKAKAELAEKTARESATRCQIMLTGYHITATFGQGGSRWAHNHTGLDFAAPIGTRIGAVMKGVVIFADWAGPYGRQVQVRHEDGTVTWYNHMSKFSVSVGETVYAGDQVGAVGMTGNTTGPHLHFEVHPDGGEAVDPDPWLRNHCGLNPYTAG
- a CDS encoding esterase/lipase family protein — its product is MGSWQDDLRGALDGLAYGARSALSPSVLQGAAVELGWLTTHLAMYPLGLVGGTQRALPSRLNLAGLGPAQRGLLVSDVRAAGTPILLAHGIIDNHTIFALMRRQLTRRGFSSIHTFSYSPLTLDVRRTAERMGREIEAICEESGSDQIHVIGHSLGGLIARYYVQRLGGDERVHTCVTLGTPHQGTIAAKLLPWPLVKQVRPDSDLMAELAEPAPDCRTRFVAFYSDVDQLIVPQRRARIRHADLLASNVRVHGVGHLSLPFHGEVVHQITGMLAHLDEQPKTA
- a CDS encoding cobalamin B12-binding domain-containing protein encodes the protein MPATSPLRVVVAKPGLDGHDRGAKVVARALRDAGMEVIYTGLHQTPEQIVETAIAEDADAIGLSVLSGAHMTLFKRVRELLAERDAEDIVVFGGGIIPDADLQPLAELGVHKIFTPGATTTEIVEWVRGNVGDASASPA
- a CDS encoding ABC transporter substrate-binding protein; protein product: MRFERSHTRKAAFLAVASSLALLATACGGDDGSSGSGGSSSANALEGRGPITLASGKDTSGNLQNQLNAWNAAHPTEKVELKELPDDADAQRQQMVQNAQNQSDAYSVLVMDVVWTSEFAANQWITQIPEDKVPDLGKLVPATVETAKYRDKLYGVPITSDGGLLYYRKDLLTAAGITDPPKTWDELLADCQKVAATPGGKGMNCYAGQFEKYEGLTVNFSEAINSAGGSIVDKDGKPDVDTPEALAGAQELQNGFKTGAIPKAAITYKEEESRRAFQDGKLLFLRNWPYVYSLANKTDGSSKVAGKFAVAPLPGKSGPGVSSLGGHDYAISSFAKNKATAVDFINFMASEAQQKDNLTKTSLAPTWASLYDDPALAKQFPYLPQLKASIASAQPRPRVVKYGDVTAAIQQTAYDILSKPATDPKTALADLQTKLQSLITQ
- a CDS encoding carbohydrate ABC transporter permease — encoded protein: MLLSPTLLVLGLVVLFPIISALRESLFTSGTKLDENGFIVKGSTFVGLDNYLDIFKGDTGDRFWNAFYNTTFFTVVCVVLETVLGVAMALIMHKAFKGRGIVRASILVPWAIPTVVSALLWKWIFQADGIANQLIGTQVLWSTEGWQSKMSVIIADTWKTAPFIGLLVLAGLQTIPAEVYEAAKVDGASVWKTFTRITLPLVKPALLVAVLFRILDTLRIFDLPFVLVGPHKDSVETLSMLAYDEAFNTRYGPAAAYATVLFIYVAVVAYAFVKILGADVIGEARARKPGGGGGGKRWRKKNAAKGSTDTSVGAVAVGGGGR
- a CDS encoding carbohydrate ABC transporter permease, which gives rise to MAAVAPQPAEAGPLRRWAPLAGVALIVIYCLAPFYWMVVSALRRPSDQFSNEIIPSPISIQNFKDVFAGSNGFGRGLLNSLIVAGTVTILTLIIGMVAAYTLARLDFKFKNVVLAIIITTSMFPGISLVIPLLKLFIDIKWINTYQAMIVPSLSFALPLAVWNLTSFFRQMPQELEQAAMVDGCTPAQAFRKVIIPLAAPGVFTTAIITFIAAWNEFLIALSMTNKKSIQTANVIISQFTGTTGRDQPFGSQMAAGVVVTIPLVIAVLLFQRRIVAGLTAGGVK